A window of candidate division WOR-3 bacterium genomic DNA:
CTTCTACCATCAGCGTCCCCCCATAGTTCATAACGAAACCAAGACGGTAGCCGAATATTAACGGCTTTCCCATCGCCTACGCCTTTCGGCCTCAGCTAAGGCACCGACTAACCCTGGGCGGATTAACCTTCCCCAGGAAACCTTGGGCTTACGGTGTCTCGGTTTTTCACCGCGATTATCGCTACTTATGCCGGCATGATCACTTCCATTTCGTCGATTCCGACTCGCGTCGAAACTTCAACCTAACATGGAACGCTCCCCTACCTCCTTACACCTACGAATAGATGTAAGAACCGCAGCTTCGGTGATTGATTTGAGCCCCGGTATATTTTCGGCGCAAAGTGGCTCGGCTGGTGAGCTGTTACGCACTCTTTAAATGATGGCTGCCTCTGAGCCAACATCCCAGGTGTTTAAGTCACTTTACATCCTTTACCACTTAATCAATTCTTAGGGACCTTAGCTGGCGGTCAGGGTTATTCCCCTCTCGGCAATGGAGCTTATCCCCCACTGCCTCATTCCTGGACTTATAAGTAGTAGCATTCGAAGTTTGACTGGATTTGAACCCCGAAGGGTCCTCCTCGGATCAGAGCTCTACCACTACTACTGAACATCCAAGACTGTCCCTAAAGACATTTCGGGGAGAACCAGATATCACCCAGTTTGGTTAGCCTTTCACTCCTACCCACAGTTCATCCGAAGATATTTCAACATCCACCGGTTCGGACCTCCATTCCGTGTCACCGGAATTTCATCCTGACCATGGGTAGCTCACTGGGTTTCGGGTAATATCCCAACCTACTAAGTCGCCCTGTTCAGACTCGGTTTCCCTACGCCTCCTCCTGATACTTTCGTAGCAGGATTAAGCTTGCAGGTCAGGGTAACTCGCCGGCTCATTATGCAAAAGGCACGCAGTCATTCTGATTGCCCCCCGGAATTGCTTCCAGGGGATCAAAACTCCTGCTGATTGTAGACGTATAGTTTCAGGTTCTATTTCACTCCCCGCCAGGGGTTCTTTTCACCTTTCCCTCACGGTACTAGTTCACTATCGGTTATCTGGGAGTATTTAGCCTTACCCAGTGGTTTGGGCAGATTCCCACGAGGTTTCACCTTCCTCGCAGTACTTGGGAATTCAGTCAGTGAAGATCTTGGGAATTTCGTCTACTGGACTATCACCATCTATGGTATCCCTTTCCAGGAGATTTCAACTATTCCAAGATTTTGTAACTTCACAACCCTCAGGGCACTCAGGTTCGACTGAACCCCACTACACCGGCTGTACAACGCTTGCCCGCTTGAACATACAGCTCGGTTTGGGCTGTTCCGATTTCGCTCGCCGCTACTTTCGGAATATCTTTTCCTCAAGGTACTGAGATGTGTCACTTCCCTTGGTTGGCCTCCTCTGCCAGAGACAGAGGATTTCCCGTCTCTCAACGGGAAGGGTTTCCCCATTCGGCAATCGCCGGGTCAAAGGTTGTTCGCACCTATCCGACGCTTAACGCAGCCTACCACGGCCTTCATCGCCTCCAGATACCAAGGCATCCACCATACGTCCTTAGTAACTTGGACCTCAGACCTTCCGCCAACAAATAAGTTTTCAAAGATCGACTATCCTATCAGGATAGAAATTTTAGACCCATATATTATAGTCGCAAATCGACTATTGTCAAGGGTAAAAAAGCATTACAGCTAATTATTATAACCATTTTTTGTTTTTTGTCAAGCTAAAAATAGAGCCTGGCGCCCAGGCCTCCTTCAAAATCAAATTCTGTTCCTGGAATGATGTCGACAACCGGATACAATTCAAGAAAGAAACCGAAGCGGGAGACCAGGTATTCTACCCCACCGCCGAGACGCAAGCCGATTTTAAAATCCGTTTCATTGTCGTCTGTATCATAGATCTTCAATCTGCCGCCTATCCCCAGGTAGGGTACGACGTAATCTAAAGACCTCCCTTCTTCGTCTTTGATGACTCCGGGAAACAAATATTGATAGTCAGCCGTGGCGTGCATTCCAACGGTATGCCAGAAAGACCAGCCGGCGTTTACCTCTATCGCGGATTTATCGAAAAGCAGATATTTACCGGAAAACCCTGTGGGGCTGCCGATGATGATTCCCAAGCCATAACGTTCAGCAAAAAACAACGAAGGAAGGAATAGAAATAACAGTATTACTGTTTTTTTCATAAATCACTCCCAGTTATCTATCCGTAGCGGCATAAGTAGATACATAAGATTTTCTTCGGCTTTCGGTTTGATGATCGCCGCGGTCGTCTGTGACGTTAATTCAAAGATTACATCACCGACGGCGATGTGACGCAGAATCTCAAGAACGAAGTTCGCGTTGAACCACACCCCCAGTTTTTCTCCTTCGTAAACACAGGGGACCTCTTCCCGTGCTTCTCCGATATCCGGAGATGAGGCGGAAAGAAGAATCCCTTTTTCATGAAAATCAAATTTTACATTCTTAATGTGCGGACTTGCAACAAGAGAAACCCGTTTCAGGGCACCGTCGAGAATATCTTTTTCGATTGTGCACTTACCGGTAAACTCTTTCGGAATAACACCTTCATAATTCGGATACGGTCCTTCAATGAGCCTTGCGATGACCGTCGTATCCAGAAACTTTATTCCCATCATACGTTCTTCTGTATATATCTCTATCTTTTCTTCCGGTTTACTGTAATCGATTAAATCAAAGACCTTTGTCGCGATTATCAAATCTCCGGGTGTTCCTTTCTTTTCTTTTCTGCTCATAGCAAGACGTGCTCCGTCGGTTGTGACAATACGAAATTCATTCTTCTTTAA
This region includes:
- the dnaN gene encoding DNA polymerase III subunit beta → MEFKIDRKLFAKTLANVIKIIPPKSTYTILQNIIIEAKDNRLLIQATDLDIFVKKIIPAEIKEEGKVLIPGKKILEITREANTDDISFKLKELKLKISAGNANFNIPSLDYQEFPEVPKFPENKWFELNIGEIEEMVNSTVFMVARDMSRRPMNGMLLQLKKNEFRIVTTDGARLAMSRKEKKGTPGDLIIATKVFDLIDYSKPEEKIEIYTEERMMGIKFLDTTVIARLIEGPYPNYEGVIPKEFTGKCTIEKDILDGALKRVSLVASPHIKNVKFDFHEKGILLSASSPDIGEAREEVPCVYEGEKLGVWFNANFVLEILRHIAVGDVIFELTSQTTAAIIKPKAEENLMYLLMPLRIDNWE